The DNA region TTAAGAAATTTTTCGTAACGAATAGTAGACTATTCAGCAAtacgttttagaaatattttacgcAAAAGGGAAGgattattaaatgatttttaaaacgCAATGTGTCCAACGTTTATCCTTTGCAATTAAACGTCGTATAATGCGCCTATTTGAAACCTGTAATGTTTCTAAACGATAAACGAGTCTGGGAATTGTTAAGGATTAGGAGAAATCAGGATAAGACTGATTCGTCAACAGCACACGGGAGCTTCTACAGTTCTACATACACTGTGTCCATGcagcttaacttcggtgatcttacggaaACCGGTGCTTTCTGCGTGGTACAGCCATTGACGTAAGAGTCGTTCAATAAAGATGCATAAGAAAGCAAAAAACAGACGAGAAATTATTTGAACTGTACGAAATGGTATATTATAGACTAAGGACACGTGAAACGTACGATCACTTTCATAATATATAttcatatgtatacatacatactATCATGCATATGCACGCCATAcatacacgcacgcacacagcaTCCATATACATACAAATTGGAAGTTGCACATgcagaaacaatttttcttttaattctctCTTTATAAATGATCTTTCCCCGCGTTTTGTTTAATATACACCGTTCGAAATATAGTTTCTCTTTCTCGACACTCGTGAACATGCACACGCTAAGCTTTGGTGACACAAGTCAACAGAAACGACAACGAGGCTGCGCGGTACGGAATCGCGTGCGCCAGCTTGGCGGCGCGTAAATGTCGGGAAGATCGTAAAAATCAGACGGGAGCTCGGTGTCGAACGCGTAAAGAAATGGGAAGCCTGCCCGAGCACATTACTTGTACAGTACTACCGACTCGTTTCGCTCTTTCGCGATCTTGCACGCGTTTGCCCCGCCACCGTTGCCGCGCCTCGCGATCACGCGCCGGCCAGCGTTACCGGTAATCTCATCGACTGCGTATCATTGATTATACAACGTCACCTTTCTATGTACACCGTTCACACGACGAAAGTAAGCGCTTTTCGTTTCCTTGTACTAGAATTCACTAAAAAACTAAACCAGACCACTAGACTCACTAGAGCGAAGCAATCATATATACAAATGGTACAGGAACGATCGCATAGTGTCGCGAGTATAAATGGAAGGCGAAAGCCCTGCCCGACTATATCGTCCATTCGCGATTTGCACTTTAACGCGATTTCTCGGCCGAGGGGCGTGACCCTTCGCCGCCCCTCGACCGTCAATCGTAAAACAGGACAGAGCCAAGAATCGGAAGTGTTGGACAGAATACGCGAGAAGGAACGTGAGAAGTCGCGTTCCAAGTTCTCAAAATCCTAGCCGCTTTAAACTGGACCGCGTCACGTCGTTGCTTATTCTCGACTTCTCGCCCTGCCAACTCTTACTCTTGCTTCGGAACTGCCGGAGGTCCGCCTCGTGGTCGGGGTGCCTCATCGGCCGGTAGCCCTGTGGCGAGCACAGTGGCTTCTGCTCTCTGTAAAACTGCTCGTATCCGCCGTGCAGCAGGTAAATCTCTGGGTAGTAGAGAGCCGGGTAGTgctctttgtttcgttggcgATCCAGGTTCCTGAGGAACCGCGACAGGTTCGGGCCGCGCTCCCACGAGAACTCGCAGTGAAACACGAGGATGTCCCTTTTCTTCGTGCCCGGCTGTATCTCGGGCGTGCTCGTTAATGAGTCCAGGAGAACTCGCTCGATTAAGTCTCTACTGTAAAGATTCAGAGCGCCTTCGACGTGGCCGGCGTCGAACTCGTATGGGTAACGGCAATCGACGATCTTGAACGAGCGGATTCTATCGCTGAACTCCCCGCGTAGCAGCGCGGTCAACGTGTCGACCGAGATCGAGCGGAGGTCGTCGTGGTGGCCGGGCGCTAACGGTAGGATGCACGGTTTACTGAAGTCACCCGTCAGATCGCTATCGGTGGTGCTACGATGAATAGCTGACTTTATGTGAGCGTGCGCCTCCGACTCTGTTTCCATCTCTGTCACCTCTATCGGCGTGGCCGGCTCCGACAGGCATCTCTGCAGGGGCATAGGCGGTTTCGGGCCGGAGATCGTGTCCACTCCGCCTCTGATCGCGTCGAGGAAGCTGTTCGACCTCCGCGACCTCTTGACTAGCTTCGGGCTATCGTCGATCGGTGGATCCGGCCGCTTGAACGTTCTGACCGACAACGGCGAGTGGAAGCCGCTGCGACTGGGGTTCTCGTCGTTGCGGTCGATCATCCGCCGACGACGTACCACCGGTATCGTCGTCGCCAACGGGCTGTCCTCGAAGCCCGGCGTCACTGTGGACGAGGTCGTGTTCGGCGACCGGAACAGGCAGGAGCGTACTTTCGACAGGGAGTTCTTGCGCGTCTCTTGCGGCTCGTACTGCAACGAGAGGGACCGTCGGAAGTTGCTGGTGCAGTTCGTCCGAGGGAACTCGGGAGTGCTCGGGCTGAGCGACTCGATCTTGCGAGCGGACGCGTCGTGGGGGGCAGCTGCGTTGCTGTCGATGCCCACGATGTCTCCACAGAGGAGGGTGGAGATGCCGTTCGGTAGCTGGGTCGTGTCGTCCAGGGTCTCGATGTCGATTAGGTCGTTGAAGCCGTCGTCCATGCTCTCGTAGCCGGATGAGATGCTACGGAAGAGGGATGGTCGCGCGAGCCGCGTGCGATGCGGCGAGGATCGCACCGGTGACTGCATCGGGCTCCGAGACTCGATGGACGTTCGACGTGGCGCAACTGCCATAGGCTCCACGAATCGAAACGCCTCCCGGGGCTTGTCGTCCTTATCCGGATAGCTCGCCTCGTATCCGCTGTCCTGGCTGTTTGGGTCGCAGTCTTCCAGCGGAAATCGAGATCTTTTCGTGCCCATGATCtgtggaaaattaataaaacataaCATTAGAAGGCTGTTgcagttttattattaaaaaaaaacatattcatAGGACAATCAAccgaagggtcggatgcaataaggggactagcgctcgaaaattcagCGGCCACGTATAATGCGCTGCTTGGCAGGCTTAGCACTTACGTTGACTGTtagtggcgcgcgagatttatatatatcgccgtatcttctacaattataattatttattaatcagtgtgaaaattggtgaaaatcttccttatatattaaggaaaaactttgtcgccgCAAGTTAGATGTACCTCGAAATTGCCTCGGTAATTTTTAACGGcggacgttgaaaaacatgggtaaTGACCAgtgttactttttaattaaatattattacatttgttaacataagggttttgcgcatacattttacggcttcgctagagttttctgaagttatgttttaagtctcataacgatccgttaatatttactcgagttatcgcaatttatgtttaaagaaataatgattttggacgatgaacaattttttgctcgaatagtaatgattgtataaacaaactgtaaatagaaaaaatgcgtgtcgtgacgagctttacaacatttaattttccaatctttcttagcgtttggacaataattttttcccattttcgagcactAGTcctcttattgcatccgacccttcaattaagGTAATCAAGGAATATTCTCCCAAGTCTCGAAAGCTAACTGTCCTTTTTACAGACAAGATCGACGCATCCGGGCCGCACCAGGAAGTGCTAAGCACATCTGGTGTGGCAAGGTGTCGCGGGGCACCTCGTAGCATAATCGACGTTCGAGTCAAAATACGAATGTAATCGGGCAAAGATCTGAATCAAGCGAGAAAACTGCGTTCCTGTCGTTTCCTTCGTTATCTTGGATCTGTACATGAAAGACGGAAACGGCTCGAGTGACGGAACAGGTGTACGCGACTAAGTAGATAAACGATGACACTTTTCACGCTACTTATCGACTAGTAAACAGCGATCTATCGCTAAGTGAACGAGAAAAGGAGTGTGGTGAGATACCTTCTGAGGGCTGATGCCGCGCGGGCTGCACCCAACGATGCTGTTCTCCTTGTCGCCAGATGGCGAGACAGGTTCCGGACTGGAGAAGCGTCGCGACGCCATGCCTAGAAGTCGTCGCGCCTTCGGCCTCGATTTCATCGTTCCCTCGGGAGTGTTCTTGATCTTGAACGCATTTTTGaagagcctgtaatgaaaaattaacattaaaataAGCACCATGGAATGTATTAAAGGAAAGATGCGCGCGCACCGGTCAACATAACCTCCAAAAGTTTACGCGGTCAACGCCGTACGCGAATAGAATGCTCCTTTCACAGTGCTCTAATTGCGAATGAAATTCACGAGCCAATTAACGCTACATAATTCATCGTAGCCCATGAAACCACGCATTCCCACAGAATTCTCAACGCAAAACAATATCACGCGTGAGAAGACGATTATAACCCGAACCTCGCTAAAGCTTATCAGTGGCTCATTGCAGAAGCAAGGTGTATTTAGACTGCGGGCGTGAAATTTCTTAAGCGTGAAAACGCGGGTGTTTACCTCGCCACGGCGCGTCCGTGAAACACGTGTGACTAGATCGAGACCGAGGCAGACGTGTGCCTATCGACCCTGGCGCCTCGTGTAGCGCGAGAAAAGCGACAGCAGCGCGGCGAGCCCGCCAACAGCCTCGACCACGCGGACTTATCATTGTGTAAACCGTCCACGAGGTATATTTAGCTTCTATGAAATTTCGCGTATCGAGCTTAATTGACCCGCACCACTTAATTCGATGAAACAGGGCAGCCTAATTTTTCGGAGCAACGGAGAGTTGGAGCGTCCACGACAAAACGGCAGAATCGACACCATCGCCGACACTTTTACAGAGACCGGTGATTTGACCGGATATCGAGGAAAGTAAGAGGACTGGATGAAACACGAGGTGATAACGCTTCCttcttcaccctttcaacgtCCGACGAATTATTGGAGAGTGCGCTAAGCGTTCGAAATTTCAGCACCAAGGGAACGAACTCTGCTTCTTCACGCTCGCGTAGAAGATACGTATCTCCGTTGTGTTATACGAGTAAAGTATCACTGAACCACACAGCACGTATAGATCCTTGGTAAAGTCGAGGGTCTTGAGAAATCGAGTTATTTGCTGGGCGGTATATACCTTGTACATTGGCACACTTCGCAGGAATCCGTGACACCTTCCCAAAACATGTCTGCGAGCGTGGAAACGGGTGGATTAAAACTGGCCTTAGAGAGGACGTCGTGTTATCGATCAATCACTCACGCTCGCGATTCCGATCCCGATCCCGATCTCGATCGGGCGAGCCTCGCCACGCGTCTGtccgagcagcgatcgaggtcACCGTCAACTTGTTTGTCGGGCCGCGAGAGACGTACTGACTGCTCGCTGTGGCGGGAACGTTGGTCTTTATACGGGGCCCGGGCGCGCAGTGGGGAGAAGGGCCGACCAATCGGGGACTGGGAAAGGGCCCGCCTAAATCTTCTCAGGGCAGGCGGGAGAACGGAACGCGGAATCCTCTCTTTAGGGCGACCGCTATGGGGGGCCCTtttctgcctctctctctctctctctctctctctctcttcgccgCCGTCTTTCGTTACGTCCGTTCGTTTGCCGGCTCTTTTTGTACCCTCACATACTCGCTAGGTGCGTGTAAAGTGCACGGGGCACACCTACGTGCTCGTGTGCGACGTTAACCCTTTCCGTGCTGGGGGCGCTTACGAGCGTGCTCGGTCGAGATCGGTGTATCGCGTGCGATCAACGCCCATGCGCGTTCGGGGAGCACGGTGCAGCATGCGTGGTCAGTGATCTCCGCACGAGGCGTGCGCTTCGCTGGTGCTATCGGCGAGGGCGGAAGCAGCACTCCAACGGCCTATATTTCACGGTAGGTACAGAATTGTAGAGAATTGATCGAATACTCGACAGCATGCAGACCGTTGCTAAGAGGAAAGGAAAGGAGTGTACGCGTATCCCGGGAAGAAATTAATTCTCTATAGCGCTATGACCCTCTCCGTCTACCCGTCGCTCTATTCATCCATCTACGTCTACGGTCATTCACTGACTATAGCTCACTTTCGATAGCAGAACGGAAAAGGTTGCCGACCGTAGGAGTTGCTCGCGTTGAAAGGGCTCCCGACTCCCTCTCCGTCGCACCCGTGTCCGCTCTCCTTCTCCCGTCGGTTGATGCACCGACTGTTCCGAAGGATGCAGCTCTCCGGGCAGGTACGACTCGGCCCGTTTTTTTCATTCTGCCGATCACAATGCTTCACCTGATCTCTGATACCACCCTCGCATTCTTCGGAGATTTTCACACGGCAGGTACACACCCGCTACGGAGCCGGGTATCCACGAGCCTCGCCTACGGAGGCCGGAGAGGAATGCGGGAAAGGGACACGGATGATTCCCGTCGTCAAGGTGATTTCGGTGAACCCGTACGTGTGTTTTGTACGTACGTATGTCGGAGGACGATAACGGCGCTTGCCACTCGGTTCGTGCGAGATCAGGTCGCTCCGAGTGGCGGGAGAACTTGTCGATGGGAGAGGAAGAGCGAGTTAACGGACGGATATCTGGTGCAACGTCCAACCGTTTGCCGTTACTTATTCAGCCTTTCCATCGTTTTCGCCATAAACGTTTTGATCGATCGATACGTTTTGTATCTTTACTTGTCCCAAACCTGAGAATACATCGATCTGGATCACTGGCACCCCCAAAACAAGTggcaagaaaagaaaactggatttcattttttaaatgaatttttataatcgcataatcctgagtgcgccactgatctggatctaacccagacctttaccGGAAAAAGGTAAAGGAGGTCAGTGTCAAAtcacaatatcagtttcaaagcCTTTCGGTAGCGCGCATGCGAATATCGGCAATTCCCTGTAACTGTAATATCCAGCGAGAGGAGCGAGACAAGGAAGGGGCAGCGGGGGAGACAAAGTGGCAGACAGAAGGGGGATGAAGGGGGGAATCAGAGAACAGACCCGAACGATCCACCGGGTCGTTCCCAGCAGTCGTGACTGCAAAGATTATTCGCTATAGGGCATCGAACGCGTACAGCGCGGTACCATGGGGGTAGCTCAGCTGCTTTCTGCCACCCCTCGCTCGCAGCTGCCATATCGCGCACCTTCCTCGTCGTAACACGTTGCACCACCTCCCGAAACGACTTTCCACCGGCGTTACCAAGACCGTTTCGCAACTCTGAATCGATCTCCACCACGATTCTACTCTATCGACCTTAGATCGATTCGACCGGTTGGAGAGAACCAGCGGGCTCTAATGACGAAAGCCTGGCGTTCCTCTCGACGTCTGGACCGTCGCGTCGTCTGAGAGAAGGAACGGAGCCGTTCGAACGTCTAACGGCCTGGAGAAGGGAGGCCCCCTCGGAATCGGGCGAACGCCCGTGTCCCCACGACTTTGATTTTTCTATAAGAAGGAGTGCAGATGGTCGTATCCATTGTGATGGTTGGCACGTGCCAACTATGGGTACCCCGATGGTGCACCGCTAAGTGCATATACGCGGCGTGCGTGTAGCAGCCACTGAGCGCCGGAGTGTGTGCGCGCTCACCGGCGCTCGCAGACGCGCAGCCCATAGCCCGGGTGCACAGGCATTGGCTCTTTGAGAAAGATAGTCGAGATACGCGTGTATATGCCACGTATGCATCGCGCGCGTACAGGCGTCGCGGCGCTGTCTCTCCTCTCTATTGACGACACAGCGGGAAAGAAGCGCGGGGAGACATTTACGTAATACCTGCCAGGGGGTTCTCAAACCTGGGAGCCGAAATGTTGTGGAAGAGGAACGCTCGTGACATCTCCATTCACCCGTTCCATTGCGCGGGACGATAGTAAAAGATTGATCACCGAGGGTGACCTATGCGTAACGAGTGAAGAAATTTGGAAATCACTTATCTAAGTATTAGGTtcttgcaaatgaaatggccgtttctgattttttaatttaaacttttacttgacAAACCTAATACGTATTTCATCGATCGAAATAGTCACCATCGACTTCGATACACTTCGAGAGGCAATAAATTCACTTTTCCAATCAAAAAGCTATCTAGGTGCTTGAAAAAATGGTAGTCTGTAGGTGAAAGGTTAGGAGAATAAGGAGGGCGAGGGAGAACTTCGCACTTCAATTCTGCTaactttttaaaagtttgttttgccttgttttaaaaatgaaaaatgcgcaACACCCCTTGCTGACCGCCATAAAGACACCAAAATCTTTCGCGGATGAAGATTCGGTTTCGGCATATGTTTTGGACGTCGTCGATCACAAGTAATTATCTATGTAATAGGCCTTCGTTATTATGAcgagaaaacaaagaagaacTGATCTCCAAGCGGCGATTTGTCCAGCTTTTTTACTTTACACGGCCTGTAGATGTCGGGAAACAGTTGAATAGTGAATATTCGTTCTCACTGCGATTTCCCGAGCAGTTAGGCGTGAATCCTCTTCAACCATGTCTTTCAAAATAGTGTTATCGATAACTGTTGGCTCATGGCCGCGAGGCATATTTTCGAGGTCCGTATCAccagaacgaaattttttaaaccaacgCCTAGTGGTCCGATCACTTgcagtatttatattccgcgttGCCTCAGCCGCACTATGACCATGTTTCAACTCatacaagtaaattattcgaattttcagcATACTGCgcaatataacagaaattatacacgCCAAATCACGCGTGAGACATGTGCTATTCAAATGATACAAATACAAGGCGATCTGCACGGAAAAGAGCTAAGCTACAAAGccgagaagtttaaattgtagaaaacggccatttgatttgcaacaacctaatagATATATCTTGTATTGTAAGCGATA from Andrena cerasifolii isolate SP2316 chromosome 10, iyAndCera1_principal, whole genome shotgun sequence includes:
- the LOC143374216 gene encoding M-phase inducer phosphatase isoform X1; this translates as MFWEGVTDSCEVCQCTRLFKNAFKIKNTPEGTMKSRPKARRLLGMASRRFSSPEPVSPSGDKENSIVGCSPRGISPQKIMGTKRSRFPLEDCDPNSQDSGYEASYPDKDDKPREAFRFVEPMAVAPRRTSIESRSPMQSPVRSSPHRTRLARPSLFRSISSGYESMDDGFNDLIDIETLDDTTQLPNGISTLLCGDIVGIDSNAAAPHDASARKIESLSPSTPEFPRTNCTSNFRRSLSLQYEPQETRKNSLSKVRSCLFRSPNTTSSTVTPGFEDSPLATTIPVVRRRRMIDRNDENPSRSGFHSPLSVRTFKRPDPPIDDSPKLVKRSRRSNSFLDAIRGGVDTISGPKPPMPLQRCLSEPATPIEVTEMETESEAHAHIKSAIHRSTTDSDLTGDFSKPCILPLAPGHHDDLRSISVDTLTALLRGEFSDRIRSFKIVDCRYPYEFDAGHVEGALNLYSRDLIERVLLDSLTSTPEIQPGTKKRDILVFHCEFSWERGPNLSRFLRNLDRQRNKEHYPALYYPEIYLLHGGYEQFYREQKPLCSPQGYRPMRHPDHEADLRQFRSKSKSWQGEKSRISNDVTRSSLKRLGF
- the LOC143374216 gene encoding M-phase inducer phosphatase isoform X2, encoding MKSRPKARRLLGMASRRFSSPEPVSPSGDKENSIVGCSPRGISPQKIMGTKRSRFPLEDCDPNSQDSGYEASYPDKDDKPREAFRFVEPMAVAPRRTSIESRSPMQSPVRSSPHRTRLARPSLFRSISSGYESMDDGFNDLIDIETLDDTTQLPNGISTLLCGDIVGIDSNAAAPHDASARKIESLSPSTPEFPRTNCTSNFRRSLSLQYEPQETRKNSLSKVRSCLFRSPNTTSSTVTPGFEDSPLATTIPVVRRRRMIDRNDENPSRSGFHSPLSVRTFKRPDPPIDDSPKLVKRSRRSNSFLDAIRGGVDTISGPKPPMPLQRCLSEPATPIEVTEMETESEAHAHIKSAIHRSTTDSDLTGDFSKPCILPLAPGHHDDLRSISVDTLTALLRGEFSDRIRSFKIVDCRYPYEFDAGHVEGALNLYSRDLIERVLLDSLTSTPEIQPGTKKRDILVFHCEFSWERGPNLSRFLRNLDRQRNKEHYPALYYPEIYLLHGGYEQFYREQKPLCSPQGYRPMRHPDHEADLRQFRSKSKSWQGEKSRISNDVTRSSLKRLGF